The Erigeron canadensis isolate Cc75 chromosome 4, C_canadensis_v1, whole genome shotgun sequence genome window below encodes:
- the LOC122597019 gene encoding uncharacterized protein LOC122597019, translating into MFKYGDDQEDYVKLSLFPSSLTGEALAWFEDLEENSIETWAQLKEAFVSEFLSPVLARKLKKDVRDLRQEEEETIPQAWKRLKKMLKKCHGHGIERDEIIEIFYDGLSEQSQKELDLAGGGIFLYKTTNTAYKMMDDMVRVSLTRNTISKDRRSRRTVARAESSGSNLDVIAEIRALSKQVDEKLSHVETHFGRMEKDIKVVASGCDHCGGLHYSEDCESIVREDANYAQNQYQGPFRQEGGFQNRNQGNFRPGFKSNTNNFQNRYPRNYQNYQNQPRTSHDESTNHPQPNRDDEITLSTVNKTINNFITTQNTTNERLFSKFTYIKNVMETGQKNQQASITDLEKKLDRLSNNNRPTGTLPSNTQQNPRPTQSGARPSNSNSNSNQKYQPPPARNEHVNAISTRADNIYGTNVTKVDPSDSVKDVPEQVNDNNDSENESMDEEIEADPKPIEKTPTISTEPAAKPPLKAYKPKIPYPQRLRKEKMAAKYSKFIEMIKTIRINVPLVDVLAGMPNYAKFIKELLSNKDKLEEISATFLNEECTTILQNQIPPKLDDPGNFIITCSFEKLMTCDALADLGASINLMPHSLYAKLSLGALKPTKMSIRLADHSFQYPLGIAENMMIEVGHFSS; encoded by the coding sequence ATGTTCAAGTATGGGGATGATCAAGAAGATTATGTAAAGTTAAGTTTGTTTCCATCATCTCTCACAGGAGAGGCTTTGGCTTGGTTTGAAGATCTGGAAGAGAATAGCATCGAAACATGGGCGCAGTTAAAAGAAGCATTTGTGTCTGAATTTTTATCACCTGTTTTAGCTAGAAAGCTAAAAAAGGACGTTAGAGATCTTagacaagaagaagaagaaactatACCACAAGCTTGGAAGAGATTgaaaaagatgttaaaaaaatGTCATGGCCATGGTATAGAACGTGATGAAATCATAGAAATTTTCTATGATGGCCTTAGTGAGCAATCTCAAAAGGAATTAGATTTGGCTGGAGGTGGAATTTTCTTATACAAAACAACCAATACTGCATACAAAATGATGGACGATATGGTGCGCGTAAGTCTTACAAGAAACACAATTAGTAAAGATAGAAGATCGCGAAGAACTGTTGCTCGTGCTGAAAGCAGTGGGAGTAATTTAGATGTTATAGCAGAAATTAGGGCACTATCAAAACAAGTAGACGAAAAGCTCTCACACGTAGAAACTCACTTTGGAAGAATGGAGAAAGATATAAAAGTGGTTGCAAGTGGTTGTGATCATTGCGGAGGTTTGCATTATTCAGAAGATTGTGAAAGTATAGTTCGGGAAGATGCCAACTATGctcaaaatcaatatcaagGTCCATTTCGACAAGAAGGCGGTTTTCAAAACCGAAATCAAGGAAATTTCAGACCTGGTTTTAAATCTAACACCAACAATTTTCAAAATAGGTATCCTCgaaattaccaaaattaccAAAACCAACCACGAACATCACATGATGAGTCAACCAATCACCCACAACCAAATCGAGATGATGAAATAACTTTATCAACAGTCAACAAAACGATAAATAATTTCATCACCACACAAAATACAACAAATGAAAGGTTGTTTAGCAAATTCACCTATATCAAAAACGTCATGGAAACAGGCCAAAAGAATCAACAAGCATCCATTACTGATCTGGAAAAGAAGTTAGATCGTTTGAGCAATAATAATAGACCAACGGGTACGCTACCaagtaatacccaacaaaaCCCAAGGCCTACACAATCAGGGGCACGACCCTCAAACTCCAACTCAAACTCAAACCAAAAATATCAACCCCCTCCTGCTAGAAATGAACATGTAAATGCCATTTCCACAAGAGCCGATAATATTTATGGGACAAATGTTACAAAAGTGGATCCATCTGATTCAGTTAAAGATGTTCCAGAGCAAGTCAATGACAATAATGATAGTGAAAATGAAAGTATGGATGAAGAAATTGAAGCAGATCCAAAGCCAATAGAAAAGACTCCAACCATCTCTACTGAACCAGCTGCAAAACCACCATTGAAGGCATACAAACCCAAGATTCCTTATCCTCAAAGATTGAGAAAAGAGAAGATGGCAGCAAAATATAGTAAGTTTATAGAGATGATCAAAACAATTCGTATTAATGTACCATTAGTTGACGTGCTTGCAGGAATGCCAAACTATGCCAAGTTTATCAAAGAACTGTTAAGCAACAAAGACAAGTTAGAAGAGATCTCTGCGACATTCTTAAATGAAGAATGTACAACAATCTTGCAAAACCAAATTCCACCAAAGCTTGATGATCCAGggaattttattattacttgttcatttgaaaaattaatGACTTGTGATGCATTAGCGGATCTAGGAGCTAGTATAAATTTGATGCCTCATTCTTTATATGCTAAATTGTCTTTAGGAGCATTAAAACCAACCAAGATGAGCATTAGATTGGCTGACCACTCATTCCAATATCCGTTAGGCATAGCTGAAAATATGATGATAGAAGTAGGTCATTTTTCCAGTTGA
- the LOC122597021 gene encoding uncharacterized protein LOC122597021: MVLGHKVSKVGLKVDKAKIDVIAQLPPPTNIKAIRSFLGHAGFYRRFIKDFSKIARPMTKLLEKDRPFDFDSECTKAFEILKDRLTNAPIMVAPNWSLPFELMCDASDFALGAVLGQREEKRFRPIYYASRTLNGAQQNYTTTEKELLAVVFAFDKFRAYLVLSKTVVFTDHPALKYLFTKQDAKPRLIRWILLLQEFDIEIKDKKGAENLAADHLSRLENPNLKELKEEEINDSFPNEYLMFIKNEKNDESLWFADIANYLAGGVLPICLTQTRKILDECHYGPAGGHYGPNITAIDYISKWAEAKALPTNNAKVVIDFPKNLFSRFGCPKALISDRGSHFANVQLEKVLQKYGVNHRFSTSYHPQTSGQVENTNRALKGILEKTVNSNPKNWASKLDDALWAFRTAYMTPIGTTPYRLLYGKTCHLPIEIEHKAYWALKNCNTDLIQAGEKRFLQLHELDEMRWYAYENSQLYKERTKVWHDRRIRIKEFKEGVKVLLFQSKYKFKQPKLTSQWSGPYVVKRGLPSGYIELVGNENNTFIVNGQRVKHYHEEEVEDIVEVTDGFYAIGE; this comes from the exons ATGGTGCTAGGACATAAAGTGTCAAAAGTAGGACTTAAAGTTGATAAAGCAAAAATTGATGTCATTGCACAACTACCACCACCAACCAATATTAAAGCAATTAGAAGTTTCTTAGGACATGCTGGATTTTACCGACgatttattaaagatttttcaaaGATTGCACGTCCTATGACTAAACTTCTAGAAAAAGATCGACCATTCGATTTTGATTCAGAATGTACAAAAGCTTTTGAGATTCTTAAAGATAGACTCACTAATGCACCAATCATGGTAGCACCAAATTGGTCATTACCTTTTGAGTTAATGTGTGACGCAAGTGATTTTGCCTTAGGAGCTGTTTTAGGACAAAGAGAAGAGAAACGATTTAGACCAATTTATTACGCAAGTAGAACACTAAATGGAGCTCAGCAAAATTATACCACCACTGAAAAAGAACTTTTAGCTGTAGTTtttgcttttgataaatttagaGCATATCTTGTTTTGTCTAAAACAGTTGTATTTACTGATCATCCAGCACTAAAATATTTGTTTActaaacaagatgctaaacctcgtCTCATTCGTTGGATTCTTcttttgcaagaatttgacattgaaattaaagacaaaaagggtGCTGAAAACCTTGCAGCTGATCACTTAAGTCGATTAGAGAACCCAAATTTGAAAGAATTAAAGGAAGAAGAAATCAATGATTCATTTCCTAATGAATACCTCatgtttataaaaaatgaaaagaatgatGAGTCACTGTGGTTTGCAGATATTGCAAACTACTTAGCAGGAGGAGTTCTACCAATATGTTTGACAc AAACAAGAAAGATTTTGGATGAATGTCACTACGGACCAGCAGGAGGACATTATGGGCCTAATATAACAG CAATAGACTACATTTCAAAATGGGCTGAAGCCAAAGCATTACCTACAAATAATGCCAAGGTGGTGATAGATTTTCCGAAGAACTTATTTAGTCGTTTTGGTTGTCCCAAAGCACTAATAAGTGATCGAGGAAGCCATTTTGCAAATGTTCAACTCGAGAAGGTTCTACAGAAATACGGAGTTAATCACCGTTTTTCCACATCATACCACCCTCAAACCAGTGGTCAAGTTGAGAACACGAATCGAGCATTGAAAGGAATTCTAGAAAAGACCGTAAACAGTAATCCAAAGAATTGGGCAAGCAAGTTAGATGATGCATTATGGGCATTTCGTACAGCTTATATGACACCGATTGGTACAACACCATATCGGTTATTATATGGCAAAACTTGTCATTTACCAATTGAAATTGAGCATAAAGCATATTGGGCACTAAAGAATTGCAACACTGATTTAATTCAAGCCGGTGAAAAACGTTTCCTCCAATTACATGAATTGGATGAAATGAGATGGTATGCCTATGAAAATTCACAATTATATAAAGAAAGAACGAAGGTATGGCATGATCGAAGAATTCGAATTAAAGAATTCAAGGAAGGAGTCAAAGTTCTTTTGTTTCAGTCAAAGTACAAATTCAAGCAACCAAAGCTCACATCACAATGGTCCGGTCCATACGTAGTGAAACGTGGTCTTCCTTCTGGTTATATAGAGCTTGTAGGGAATGAAAACAATACTTTCATTGTGAATGGCCAACGAGTAAAACATTATCAcgaagaagaagttgaagatATCGTGGAAGTCACTGATGGCTTCTACGCCATTGGCGAATGA
- the LOC122597020 gene encoding uncharacterized protein LOC122597020: protein MNEDSKVPLILGRPFLHTTDAIIRVKDKELTLGVGDQRMAFTIDKAMKHPYSTDDTCFSIDIIDEDVDEYLQELLDIADNIWGTFEDGKNGEYTPEESEQIMELSTDEKPPEDESFEEIKQGEHLRIKTSVEEPPTDLELKPLPNNLEYAFLQGESLLPVVISSLLSKDEKTKLLTVLKNHKSAFAWRISNIPGISPSFCKHKINFLDDVKPVVQRQRRLNPNMKDVVKKEIIKLLDAGIIFPISDSPWVSLIHCVPKKGGMTVITNDRNELVPTRTITGWRVCIDYRKLNDSTRKDHFPLPFIDQMLERLAGNEYFCFLDGFS from the coding sequence ATGAATGAAGATAGTAAAGTACCATTAATCTTAGGAAGACCTTTTCTTCATACGACTGATGCCATCATTCGTGTAAAAGATAAAGAATTAACCTTAGGAGTTGGTGATCAAAGAATGGCCTTTACTATAGATAAAGCAATGAAACATCCATACTCAACTGATGATACTTGTTTTAGTATTGATATTATTGATGAGGATGTAGATGAGTATTTGCAGGAATTGCTAGACATAGCTGACAATATCTGGGGAACATTTGAAGATGGAAAAAATGGAGAATACACTCCAGAAGAAAGTGAACAGATAATGGAGTTAAGCACAGACGAGAAACCACCAGAGGATGAATCATTTGAAGAAATTAAGCAAGGAGAACATCTAAGAATCAAAACATCAGTAGAAGAACCACCCACGGATCTAGAACTCAAACCACTTCCAAACAATTTGGAATATGCGTTTCTTCAAGGGGAGTCTCTCTTACCTGTTGTTATTTCCTCTTTACTTTCTAAGGATgagaaaacaaaacttttaacgGTTTTGAAAAACCATAAGAGTGCATTTGCTTGGCGTATATCTAACATACCAGGAATTAGCCCTTCATTttgtaaacataaaattaattttcttGATGATGTAAAACCTGTTGTTCAAAGACAAAGAAGGCTaaatcctaatatgaaagatgtagTCAAAAAGGAGATAATTAAACTACTTGATGCTGGAATCATATTTCCTATCTCCGATAGCCCTTGGGTAAGCCTTATCCATTGTGTACCAAAGAAAGGTGGTATGACTGTAATCACAAATGACCGTAATGAACTAGTTCCCACACGAACTATTACTGGGTGGAGAGTTTGTATTGACTATAGAAAGCTGAATGATTCCACCAGAAAAGACCATTTTCCATTACCTTTTATTGACCAAATGCTTGAAAGATTAGCCGGAAATGAgtacttttgttttcttgacGGATTTTCGTGA